Within Conger conger chromosome 3, fConCon1.1, whole genome shotgun sequence, the genomic segment TACCTGTAGGGACAAAATTACAAAGCCATCAGAGCCCTTCTCTGTTGGAACCACTGAACTCTATGATACACTCTATGTTACATTCTATGGTTGGAACCAAGCACTTTGTAGTGTAATGAGTGGTTTGTACATTGCAACCCAACAATGACAATCTTATCTGTAAAGTTCTTGACAGATCATTCTTGATTAAACTATCTGGTGCACCCATAGACACCAGAATCAGAAGTACACAAGTCttgtagggaagaatacatttcctacTTCAGTGTTTttggatggtcacctaacactCCAATCATACTAAATAATCAAGGGGGGTTAGGAagcccatactgaatgatcaagggggttcactgtctgctttgctgacaatgacCTTTTGGTTTCCTTGATCACatcacatgcatacaaaataatgtgtatttgtctgcctgtcacccagTCAGGAACAGGTACCTGCATTTTacttcaggaggtttggggcataaaaTCTCATTCCTTTCTAACATGATTTTGTAATTGCACTGCCTTGCTTTCACCCGGTATGCTTCgtactgtaattaaagactattttttactgtattaaTAAATTGTTGTTAACCTGAATATCAGACTacaagttttacttcacaaaggaccaaattcctacagtcTGTACTGGGAATTTCACTTACATATAGGTGCGTACAGggacaatttgttttttttttaaagaaattgttTTTTTGCTACCTCATTTTATTGTAAATGTTGCAATGCAATATAGCATGGTAAACACAATGTGAAATTGGGACTTTTATTTTTGGCAATTATAGCTATATGTGACTTAAAATGGTACATAATCCCtataaacatgaaaaccacctaattaagaaaaaaaaataagctTGCTTACATTTATCTttagtgtaatcactcccgttGGACAGAAACTCATCCTATTATCGGGCCGGTTTTTAGGATGGTCTTTTTTCAATGACACGAACCAATAttatacacctacttattcatgcaattatctaatcagccaatcgtgtggcagcagtgcaatgcatacaatcatgcagatacagacaGAATGTcaccactgttgttatgtgtggttatttccgttCCATCTCATttacaacgcatttctgcccgcagaactgctactctctagatgtttttttttttttgcttttcacaccattctctgcaattctagagactgttgtacttgaaaattccaggagatcaacagtttctgagatacccaaaccaccctgtctggcatcaacacaggtctacctaataaagtgctcaccgagtgtgtattatgttatatattttatttgttattgtctAAAAATAGCTAATGATAAAAGGTATGGAGGGATGTGAAGTCGTCTACGGACAGTACTGACGCATCCACGCGAAACACCAGAGCCATAACTGTGAAAACAGCCTCTGTACGCCATAGCAGCTAGACACATTATTGATTGTTCTCGGTGTGGTCAGGTGACTCTTCTCAGCTGCTTGACAGTCGATCTCCTGCTCGCTGTCATAACTGGCCAATTTATCTAACGTTAGTTGGGATAACTGCTTTTCACGCAGATAAAAGTGATGTGATGGAACTTAATGTGTGAGCACCGAGAAATCAGTACATGGTAAGTATTAATTCCAGTCATTATTTTAGAACGTGGTGTTAAATACGAAAATATTTGAAACGTGAGTAGAGCGCAATGTCGAGCCAACTGGCTCGGGATAGCCTACGGATAATGTTAGCCTAGctagttgttttgttttttattattcttgctATGATTGCGACGGTTCAGTATGGGACATTTTTCAGTATTTAACCGATTTACCTGCTTTTAAGACAACTGTCATTATCGTTGTGGCCAGATGAGCCGACATGTCTGGCCACAAAAATAAACGCTGTCATAGCAAACATGTAAGTTAAGCAAGCCATGTGATGACGCTCGTTTGATTGTTGACATGTAACGTTAGGCCGTCTTAATCCGGAGTATCAGGAATCACAGCTACCACTTCAAAACGTGTTTTTGAGATTTAGTTGTTGCTAATCACATCAGTGCATTGAATGTTTTGTTACGGCAAGGCAAGACATGGCTCCCGCTTGCTTGCTGGCAGTAACTTAATCAGATATTCCTGTCAAACGGAACGCGTGGACTCATTGTTGTTTTCATTCAGTGGATTCGAGGTAATACGTGTGTATTGTAGGGCCTAATTCAAAAAAcagaatttttattatttcgcATACAAATTGTCTTAGTCaagtcttattattattattaattattattattattgtggttgTAAGACTCCAAAGAGTCAAGCCAGTATGAACACTTGCAGGGTGATAACCTAGCTCTGTAACTTAGTTATTTACTTGGTGTTGCCACAAGTGTAAGCATATTTGGCTTCTCTCAGGCACTGGTTTCACAGTCAGTTCAGACTTCCATGCAGCCTTATACTTTTTTCACAGGGAGAACAGAGGCTGCAGGTCAGACAGTGAACACATCCACAGCTAATTATCTGGACTGAAGAAGAGAGGGTTATTATGGCTCCCACTTTGGTAAGTAAATGAGCAGAATTTTATAAAAACAGAGACGTAGGCCAAACCAAAATTGATTATTCGTAATCTTTTTGACCTATTTGTGTTCAATATATTCATTGTCATTTTATACAATCTGCTTGTGGTTTCGGAgacaaaaaatggcaaaaaaggtTGATCATCATCAAACTGAAACTTATAACAAATCAAAATGAAGTTCATGTTAAGTCTTTAAGAGGTTAAAGTAATCAATTTCATCCTGATACCAATATTGTgtatcaggatgaaacagtaaATGGTATTTAACCACCAAGGAATTTACTAATCAGACTAGTCAGTTTGTTCAGGGACTgcctttgtttggttttatggGCATTCAGGATTATACACAAATCTTTGTAGCCAAATCTGCTGTACCCAATGTCAAAGTATGTTTATACATCTTTACTCATCTGTGATCTTTAGCAAGCATGGAACAGAAAGAGCATTTTTACAACATTATATTACTGGGCTCCAGAAACATGCATCAGGATGGTTTAGTCCAGTTTTGTTCTTATTCTTTGAGCAGGGCATTTAATCAAGGGCTATTTAACATTTATGCCTCATTTACTGAAAATCATCAAGCAAtcttgtgtgtgaaagaaacaaatcacaaaactAGGAACTAAGGGAGGAGCTAAACCTTTGCCGGGCAAATGGTCAAATGTGACAGTATTCCCCTTTTTGATCCGTAAATGATGTAAATGATGACATCAGTGGTTCAGATACAAGTACAATGTTTGGTTTTGGTGTATTAAGAGTGATTCCTTCTATTTCTCAGTTTGATGAGAAACCAGAGCTTGGGGATTTGATCGAGATCTTTCGAGGGACCTATCAGCACTGGGCAGTGTACATCGGAGATGGTTTCGTCATCCATCTTGCCCCCCCAAGTAAGACTTCCACTTATGGattctacagtactgtgcaaaagtcttaggcacccctttccaaacattaattttggaaattaattttctctacaaaaagttttattttactgagaaaatgttgtatttcattaccttttcaaactctaccttagtcctccctcctgatttcccctgcccctcctttctgatatccctatccttgtctaaccccccccccccccaaaaaaaataaaaaaataaaaaaataaaaaataaaaaaataaaaaaaattctgatgacaactatgtttagaacagcatttcctgtgtattttgctagtttctggatgtgatgctctgacttatggtagaacctatgcacttgtaagtcgctttggattaaaagcgtctgccaaatgactaaaatgtaaatgtaaatgtaaataaactcACATATGAAGTAAAAGACCACATGTCAAATAAAAACTTGATCCAGACTGTCTGGGAATACCTCCAGAGCCAGAAAcaagtgagacagccaaagtctgtaGAAGACCTGTggaaagttctccaatatgtttggaacaacctaccactgcaggacagtgtacctaagagaattgatgcacttttaaaggtgaagggtggtcaccACAAATATCGATTTAGTTCATTTCAactgtttactgctctttataaGACATTTTTCTATATTTAGAAACTCTTCACTTCATGGAATTTTCTTACATGTGCCCAAGACATTTGCACAGAACTGTAGGTTGGGACGTTTCAGGATGGGGTGCTATGGAAGGACCACTACAAGGCAATGCACAGGgagctgtctgtgtgcctgtgtctctaCAGTCCATAGCTCTGAGACTACTTTATCCATCTCCTCCCTTTCTCATCTCTTTCCCCTCCTTAGCTGAGAGCGCACAAGCTGGTGCCTACAGCATGATGTCAGTCCTGTGTGACAAGGCCAAGGTGAAGAAGGAGGAGCTGTGGGAGGTGGTGGGGACAGATGAGTACCGTATCAACAACCTGCTTGATTCCAAATACAAACCCAAGAGCCCTGGTGCCATAGTGAGGGATGCCCAGGAATGGGTGGGACAGGAGCTGCCATACTGTGTCTTTCGAGGGAACTGTGAGCATTTTGCCACAGAACTGAGATATGGGAAAGCTGAGTCAAGACAGGTATGCATGGATCCGTGTATGTTGCTCCAGCCACATTGTCATCTTGCAATTCTCAATGCTTGCCACATTTATAGCTCAGTTGTTCTACAATgaaactacactcagtgaccactttgttaggtggacctgtacaccagcttgttaatgtaaatatttaatcaaccaatcatgtagtagcaactaaatgcataaaggcatgcagacgtGCTCAAGaagctcagctgtttttcagaccaaatgtaagaagggtagaaatgtgatctaagtgactttgaccatggaatgaaattgaaattgctggtctcctgggattttcacacataacagtctctagagacacatacaaggctttgaacacccttgcacccccctatctctctgaccttcttcacGACTACACTCCAACTCGcactctccgctcctcctcagctggcctccTGTCTGTCCCCACCACCTTACTCTCTACTATGGGTGCTCGagcattcagctctacagcacccaggctctggaactctctacccatacacatccaccagttcattgtaaattatttttaattgcatatattgtatcatgttttcttttttgttgatgattttaaatgggatattttgtatcatgtttttaccat encodes:
- the LOC133124735 gene encoding phospholipase A and acyltransferase 3-like gives rise to the protein MAPTLFDEKPELGDLIEIFRGTYQHWAVYIGDGFVIHLAPPTESAQAGAYSMMSVLCDKAKVKKEELWEVVGTDEYRINNLLDSKYKPKSPGAIVRDAQEWVGQELPYCVFRGNCEHFATELRYGKAESRQVRNALEVGVGVGMAAMIGVGVLAAAAAIFGGGSKEKKNNQ